From Burkholderia savannae, a single genomic window includes:
- a CDS encoding inorganic phosphate transporter, giving the protein MNHPLSAATSEELGRTRHLGIALLVTLVAAGAAYVFVHLFADLAPVGEHTALPYLLLGVALAIALGFEFVNGFHDTANAVATVIYTHSLTPNVAVIWSGIWNFLGVMASTGAVAFGILQLLPVELILQVGHGAGFAMVFALLIAAIAWNLATWYFGLPSSSSHTLIGSIIGVGLANQLMHGSSGTSGVDWAQAAGVGKSLLFSPIVGFLCAGLLLAVLKALVRVPALYREPRTNEPPPLWVRGLLILTCTGVSFAHGSNDGQKGMGLIMLILIGTVPTAYALNKAVTPGETQTFIAVAHRASEALARYAGDAPPSPNPRADVEAYVQSRRLSGTTLPAVRQLSDALAAEVGATGSIATVPEGQADNVRNTMYLVSEAVRLMEKTGQPTFAPQDRRALDDYRKQLDHATKFIPTWVKVAVAIALGLGTMVGWRRIVVTVGEKIGKQHLTYGQGASAEVVAMLTIGAADAYGLPVSTTHVLSSGVAGTMAANGSGLQWSTVRSLVLAWVLTLPASIVLAGALYWGFHALV; this is encoded by the coding sequence ATGAACCACCCTCTGTCCGCCGCGACGAGCGAAGAGCTCGGCCGCACTCGGCATCTGGGCATCGCGCTTCTCGTCACCCTCGTCGCGGCCGGCGCCGCCTACGTGTTCGTCCACCTGTTCGCGGATCTCGCGCCCGTCGGCGAGCACACGGCTCTCCCCTACCTGCTGCTCGGCGTCGCGCTCGCGATCGCGCTCGGCTTCGAATTCGTCAACGGCTTTCACGACACCGCGAACGCGGTTGCGACCGTCATCTACACGCATTCGCTGACGCCGAACGTCGCCGTCATCTGGTCGGGCATCTGGAATTTTCTCGGCGTGATGGCGTCGACGGGCGCAGTCGCGTTCGGCATCCTGCAGTTGCTGCCCGTCGAACTGATCCTGCAAGTCGGCCACGGCGCGGGCTTCGCGATGGTGTTCGCGCTGCTGATCGCGGCGATCGCGTGGAATCTCGCGACCTGGTATTTCGGCCTGCCTTCGTCGAGCTCGCACACGCTGATCGGCTCGATCATCGGCGTCGGACTCGCGAACCAGTTGATGCACGGCTCGTCCGGCACGAGCGGCGTCGACTGGGCGCAGGCGGCGGGCGTCGGCAAATCGCTGCTGTTCTCGCCGATCGTCGGCTTCCTGTGCGCGGGCCTGCTGCTCGCCGTGCTGAAGGCGCTCGTGCGCGTGCCCGCGCTCTATCGCGAGCCGCGGACGAACGAGCCGCCGCCGCTCTGGGTTCGCGGCCTGCTGATCCTGACCTGCACGGGCGTGTCGTTCGCGCACGGCTCGAACGACGGACAGAAAGGCATGGGGCTCATCATGCTGATCCTGATCGGCACCGTGCCGACTGCGTATGCGCTCAACAAGGCGGTCACGCCCGGCGAGACGCAGACGTTCATCGCCGTCGCGCATCGGGCGTCCGAAGCGCTTGCGCGCTACGCGGGCGACGCGCCGCCGTCGCCGAACCCGCGCGCCGACGTCGAGGCATACGTGCAGTCGCGCCGCCTGAGCGGCACGACGCTGCCGGCGGTCCGGCAGTTGTCGGACGCGCTCGCGGCCGAGGTCGGCGCAACGGGCTCGATCGCGACAGTCCCCGAGGGCCAGGCGGACAACGTGCGCAACACGATGTATCTGGTGTCCGAAGCCGTGCGCCTGATGGAGAAGACCGGACAGCCGACGTTCGCGCCGCAGGACCGCCGCGCGCTCGACGACTATCGCAAGCAGCTCGATCACGCGACGAAGTTCATTCCGACCTGGGTCAAGGTCGCGGTCGCGATCGCGCTCGGTCTCGGCACGATGGTCGGGTGGCGGCGCATCGTCGTGACCGTCGGCGAGAAGATCGGCAAGCAGCATCTGACCTACGGGCAAGGCGCCTCGGCGGAAGTCGTCGCGATGCTGACGATCGGCGCGGCGGACGCGTACGGGCTGCCGGTATCGACGACGCACGTGCTCTCGTCGGGCGTCGCCGGCACGATGGCCGCGAACGGCTCGGGGCTGCAATGGAGCACCGTGCGC
- a CDS encoding SRPBCC family protein, producing the protein MNEAAPIRLERFVARPPAQVWAALTEPAALARWWAAGDVSPAHGHRFTLDMGPWGKQPCEVTTVEPERRFAILFAQGTLDTTITWRLAPEDGGTRVFFEHAGFDLDAPQARIAYEGMARGWPSVLARIEQAIGG; encoded by the coding sequence ATGAACGAAGCCGCCCCGATCCGCCTCGAACGATTCGTCGCCCGCCCGCCTGCGCAAGTCTGGGCGGCGCTCACCGAGCCCGCGGCGCTCGCGCGCTGGTGGGCGGCGGGCGACGTGAGCCCCGCGCACGGCCACCGGTTCACGCTCGACATGGGCCCGTGGGGCAAGCAGCCATGCGAAGTGACCACGGTCGAGCCGGAGCGCCGGTTCGCGATCCTGTTCGCGCAGGGCACGCTCGACACGACGATCACCTGGCGGCTCGCGCCCGAGGACGGCGGCACGCGCGTGTTCTTCGAGCATGCGGGCTTCGATCTGGACGCGCCGCAGGCGCGGATCGCGTACGAAGGCATGGCGCGCGGCTGGCCGTCCGTGCTCGCGCGGATCGAACAGGCGATCGGAGGCTGA
- a CDS encoding Lrp/AsnC family transcriptional regulator produces MIDLDKTDRAILAAVQLDGRIPVARLADSVGLSETPCARRLKRLESDGYIERYRAQISRNALGFGVIAFVLLRCAVHDRGVANRFEREVLGIPRILSCHNVSGSADYLLQVVAHDLDDYGTFLRETLRVLPGVTSIESALSLREVKREAELPIP; encoded by the coding sequence ATGATCGATCTCGACAAAACCGACCGCGCCATCCTCGCCGCGGTGCAGCTCGACGGACGCATTCCGGTCGCCCGCCTCGCCGACTCGGTGGGGCTGAGCGAAACGCCGTGCGCGCGCCGCCTGAAGCGCCTCGAAAGCGACGGCTACATCGAGCGCTATCGCGCGCAGATCTCGCGCAACGCGCTCGGCTTCGGCGTCATCGCGTTCGTGCTGCTGCGCTGCGCGGTTCACGATCGCGGCGTCGCCAACCGCTTCGAGCGCGAGGTGCTCGGCATTCCGCGCATCCTGTCGTGCCACAACGTGTCGGGCTCCGCCGACTATCTGCTGCAAGTCGTCGCGCACGATCTCGACGATTACGGGACGTTCCTGCGCGAGACGCTGCGCGTGCTGCCGGGCGTCACGTCGATCGAGTCGGCGCTGTCGCTGCGCGAGGTGAAGCGCGAGGCCGAACTGCCGATTCCATGA
- a CDS encoding LysE family translocator — MFSAHLLLVYIAAVVAVYAVPGPDMAFVLQTGIGRGARHGAAAAAGLGLARAVHVTLSACGVAALLKSAPWLYETVRYGGALYLAYVAVQIFRSPAFALSDDGAAEPAARLRHTFVKGLLTNLLNPKALLFCSVLLPQFVQRGGAPVIVQMATLGAVLVLAGLCFDLACVAGAARIAGWLRAHPLAQTAQRWTFSAVLLGFALRLSID; from the coding sequence ATGTTTTCCGCTCATTTGCTGCTCGTCTACATCGCCGCCGTCGTCGCCGTCTACGCGGTGCCCGGGCCGGACATGGCGTTCGTGCTGCAAACGGGCATCGGCCGCGGCGCGCGGCACGGCGCGGCCGCCGCCGCGGGGCTCGGGCTCGCGCGCGCCGTGCACGTGACGCTGTCCGCGTGCGGCGTCGCCGCGCTCCTCAAGAGCGCGCCGTGGCTCTACGAGACCGTGCGCTACGGCGGCGCGCTGTACCTCGCGTACGTCGCGGTGCAGATCTTCCGCTCGCCGGCGTTCGCGCTGTCCGACGACGGCGCGGCCGAGCCCGCCGCGCGGCTGCGCCATACGTTCGTCAAAGGCCTGCTCACCAACCTGCTGAACCCGAAGGCGCTGCTGTTCTGCTCGGTGCTGCTGCCGCAGTTCGTCCAACGGGGCGGCGCGCCGGTGATCGTGCAAATGGCGACGCTCGGTGCCGTGCTCGTGCTCGCGGGCCTGTGCTTCGATCTCGCGTGCGTCGCCGGCGCGGCGCGCATCGCGGGATGGTTGCGCGCGCATCCGCTTGCGCAGACCGCGCAGCGCTGGACGTTTTCGGCCGTGCTGCTCGGTTTTGCGCTGCGACTGTCGATCGACTGA
- a CDS encoding S53 family peptidase: MARHLHAGNEPPIVAESTCIGPCDPAETIRVVVMLRRQEEQHLDSLLQGLASGDPDAKPVSREAFAQRFCAHPDDVGKVEAFAKQHGLTVARVDPVESLVVLSGTIAQFEAAFGVKLQRFEHRTIGQYRGRTGDIALPDELHDVVTAVLGLDNRPQARPHFRLRPTFQPARGGAAVTYTPPQLASLYGFPPGDGAGECIAIVELGGGYRPAEIQQYFSGLGLARQPKLVDVNVGAGRNAPTGDPSGPDGEVALDLEVAGAIAPGATLAVYFAQNSDAGFIQAVNQAVHDTTNRPSVVSISWGGPEAAWTSQSLQAFNRVLQSAAALGVTVCAASGDAGSADGVQDGANHVDFPASSPYVLACGGTRLDALPGQGIRSEVVWNDDAAGGGSTGGGVSDVFDLPDWQKGLSATLARGGAASPLAKRGVPDVAGDASPATGYEVLVGGTSAVMGGTSAVAPLWAALVARINAAVGSSAGWINPKLYRNAGALRDVTVGDNGAYAATPGWDACTGLGSPDGAKVVAALKSGATG, from the coding sequence ATGGCAAGGCATCTTCACGCCGGCAACGAACCGCCGATCGTCGCCGAATCCACGTGCATCGGTCCGTGCGATCCGGCCGAGACGATCCGTGTGGTGGTGATGTTGCGGCGGCAGGAAGAGCAGCACCTCGATTCGCTGTTGCAAGGCCTCGCGAGCGGCGATCCCGACGCGAAGCCGGTTTCGCGCGAAGCGTTCGCGCAGCGTTTCTGCGCGCACCCCGACGATGTCGGCAAAGTCGAGGCGTTCGCGAAGCAGCACGGCCTGACGGTCGCGCGCGTCGATCCGGTCGAGAGCCTCGTCGTGCTGTCGGGCACGATCGCGCAGTTCGAGGCGGCGTTCGGCGTGAAACTGCAGCGCTTCGAGCACCGGACGATCGGCCAGTATCGCGGCCGCACGGGCGATATCGCGCTGCCAGACGAGTTGCACGACGTCGTCACCGCGGTGCTCGGGCTCGACAACCGTCCGCAGGCCCGGCCGCATTTCCGGCTGCGGCCGACTTTCCAGCCGGCGCGCGGCGGCGCGGCCGTCACCTACACGCCGCCGCAGCTCGCATCCCTGTATGGTTTTCCGCCCGGCGACGGCGCGGGCGAGTGCATCGCGATCGTCGAGCTCGGCGGCGGGTATCGGCCGGCCGAGATCCAGCAGTATTTCAGCGGCCTCGGGCTCGCTCGGCAGCCGAAGCTCGTCGACGTGAACGTCGGCGCCGGCCGCAATGCGCCGACGGGCGACCCGAGCGGGCCGGACGGCGAAGTCGCGCTCGATCTCGAGGTCGCGGGCGCGATCGCGCCCGGCGCGACGCTCGCCGTCTATTTCGCGCAGAACAGCGACGCGGGCTTCATTCAGGCGGTCAACCAGGCGGTGCACGACACGACGAACCGGCCGTCGGTCGTGTCGATCAGTTGGGGCGGCCCGGAGGCCGCGTGGACGTCGCAATCGCTGCAGGCGTTCAACCGCGTGCTGCAGTCGGCCGCGGCGCTCGGCGTGACCGTGTGCGCGGCGTCCGGCGACGCCGGCTCGGCCGACGGCGTGCAGGACGGCGCGAACCACGTCGACTTTCCGGCGTCGAGCCCGTACGTGCTCGCGTGCGGCGGCACGCGGCTCGATGCGCTGCCGGGGCAGGGCATCCGCAGCGAGGTCGTATGGAACGACGACGCGGCGGGCGGCGGTTCGACGGGCGGCGGCGTGAGCGACGTGTTCGATTTGCCGGACTGGCAGAAGGGGCTGAGCGCGACGCTCGCGCGGGGCGGCGCCGCGTCGCCGCTCGCGAAGCGCGGCGTGCCCGACGTCGCGGGCGACGCGTCGCCCGCGACGGGCTACGAGGTGCTCGTCGGCGGCACGTCGGCGGTGATGGGCGGCACGAGCGCCGTCGCGCCGCTCTGGGCCGCGCTCGTCGCGCGGATCAACGCGGCGGTGGGCAGTTCCGCGGGCTGGATCAACCCGAAGCTGTACCGGAACGCGGGCGCGCTGCGCGACGTCACGGTCGGCGACAACGGCGCGTACGCGGCGACGCCCGGCTGGGACGCATGCACGGGGCTCGGCAGCCCGGACGGCGCGAAGGTCGTGGCGGCGCTCAAGAGCGGCGCCACGGGGTGA
- a CDS encoding S10 family peptidase — MSIDSTSSGGTQPLHHGASASVHAPPPIVAAPKRDGDQPFFDPVAYGNGPDDSVTDTTEAAAITHHTIQIDGRTIAYTATAGHLVTVDASSSQPNAKIFYVAFTQDGQQEQTRPVTFFYNGGPGSSAVFVLLGSFAPRRIRTSMPSFTPPAPYRMEDNPDSLIDKSDLVFINPVGTGYSAAVAPHKNRDFWGVDQDANSIKQFIKRFLTKNNRWNSPKFLFGESYGTARSCVLAYKLHEDGVDLNGITLQSSILDYKQAGNPVGALPTAAADAWYHKRLGVAPAPADLGAFVEEVAQFARTGYLDALRKFPQPDEAVVKKLSGYTGIDTTTLLSWSLDVASYDTRGNALFLTTLLKASGLALGAYDGRVTGIESGIAGKIDPNSGGNDPTMTAVSGVYTAMWNSYLNEQLKYTSNSSFADLNDQAFKFWDFGHIDPTGAQQGVDAKGNVILYTAGDLAATMALNVDLKVLSANGFYDFVTPFYQTVLDLQQMPLEDATVRRNLSARFYPSGHMVYLDGGSRAALKHDLAQLYESAVHDTAAVMRIRALQEKTRGA, encoded by the coding sequence ATGAGCATCGATTCGACTTCTTCGGGCGGCACGCAGCCGCTCCATCATGGCGCTTCCGCTTCGGTTCACGCGCCGCCGCCGATCGTCGCGGCGCCGAAGCGCGACGGCGACCAGCCGTTCTTCGATCCGGTCGCGTACGGCAATGGCCCCGACGATTCGGTGACGGACACGACCGAGGCCGCCGCGATCACGCATCACACGATCCAGATCGACGGCCGCACGATCGCGTACACGGCGACGGCGGGCCATCTCGTGACCGTCGACGCGAGCAGTTCGCAGCCGAACGCGAAGATCTTCTACGTCGCGTTCACGCAGGACGGCCAGCAGGAGCAAACGCGGCCGGTCACGTTCTTCTACAACGGCGGGCCGGGCTCGTCGGCGGTGTTCGTGCTGCTCGGCTCGTTCGCGCCGCGGCGGATCAGGACGTCGATGCCGAGCTTCACGCCGCCCGCGCCGTACCGGATGGAGGACAATCCGGACAGCCTGATCGACAAGAGCGACCTCGTGTTCATCAATCCGGTCGGCACCGGCTACTCGGCGGCGGTCGCGCCGCACAAGAACCGCGATTTCTGGGGCGTCGACCAGGACGCGAACTCGATCAAGCAGTTCATCAAGCGCTTTCTGACGAAGAACAACCGCTGGAATTCGCCGAAATTCCTGTTCGGCGAATCGTACGGCACCGCGCGCAGCTGCGTGCTCGCCTACAAGCTGCACGAGGACGGCGTCGACCTGAACGGGATCACGCTGCAATCATCGATCCTCGACTACAAGCAGGCGGGCAATCCGGTGGGCGCGCTGCCGACCGCCGCGGCCGACGCGTGGTACCACAAGCGGCTCGGCGTCGCGCCGGCGCCGGCCGATCTCGGCGCGTTCGTCGAGGAGGTCGCGCAGTTCGCGCGCACCGGCTATCTCGACGCGCTGCGCAAGTTCCCGCAGCCCGACGAGGCGGTGGTCAAGAAGCTGTCCGGCTACACCGGCATCGACACGACGACGCTCCTGTCGTGGAGCCTCGACGTCGCGAGCTACGACACGCGCGGCAACGCGCTCTTCCTGACGACGCTCCTGAAGGCGAGCGGCCTCGCGCTCGGTGCATACGACGGCCGCGTGACGGGGATCGAATCGGGGATCGCGGGCAAGATCGATCCGAACTCGGGCGGCAACGATCCGACGATGACGGCCGTGTCGGGCGTCTACACGGCGATGTGGAACTCGTATCTGAACGAGCAGCTGAAGTACACGTCGAACTCGTCGTTCGCCGACCTGAACGATCAGGCGTTCAAGTTCTGGGACTTCGGCCACATCGATCCGACGGGCGCGCAGCAGGGCGTCGACGCGAAGGGCAACGTGATCCTCTACACGGCGGGCGATCTCGCGGCGACGATGGCGCTGAACGTCGATCTGAAGGTGCTGTCGGCGAACGGCTTCTACGATTTCGTCACGCCGTTCTATCAGACGGTGCTCGATCTTCAGCAGATGCCGCTCGAGGATGCGACGGTGCGGCGGAACCTGTCTGCGCGGTTCTATCCGTCGGGACACATGGTGTATCTCGACGGCGGTTCGCGCGCCGCGCTCAAGCACGATCTCGCGCAGCTGTACGAATCGGCGGTGCACGACACCGCGGCCGTGATGCGGATTCGCGCGTTGCAGGAGAAGACGCGCGGGGCGTGA
- a CDS encoding LysR family transcriptional regulator: MQFDDLRIFVATVEAGSFTGAADKLLLSKQFVSRRVMALEASLGVRLLVRNTRKLAVTELGQEFHARATRILAEIAETEEAMSARRGDLRGTLKISAPMSFGITRLSPLIAEFLVQHPAVRLHVELSDRHVDLIGEGFDLALRIGALPDSTLIARRLGALRMVACCSPAYRRKRGAPATPADLHAHVCLLYGQEGRTGWEFAIDGARRTFEVQGALLANNGDVIRDAAVAGLGIALLPHFIVEPALDAGQLVAVLEPFAQAPLPVNAVYPQHRQDMSACRVFLGFIEERLRERFSR; encoded by the coding sequence ATGCAATTCGACGACCTCCGGATATTCGTCGCGACAGTCGAAGCGGGAAGCTTCACGGGCGCGGCCGACAAGCTCCTGCTGTCCAAGCAGTTCGTCAGCCGGCGCGTGATGGCGCTCGAGGCGTCGCTCGGCGTCCGGCTGCTCGTGCGCAACACGCGCAAGCTCGCGGTGACGGAGCTCGGCCAGGAGTTCCATGCGCGCGCGACGCGCATCCTCGCCGAGATCGCGGAAACGGAAGAAGCGATGTCCGCGCGCCGCGGCGACCTGCGCGGAACGCTGAAGATCAGCGCGCCGATGTCGTTCGGCATCACGCGCTTGTCGCCGCTGATCGCCGAGTTCCTCGTCCAGCACCCGGCCGTGCGGCTGCACGTCGAGCTGAGCGACCGCCACGTCGACCTGATCGGCGAAGGATTCGATCTCGCGCTGCGCATCGGCGCGCTGCCCGATTCGACGCTGATCGCACGCCGTCTCGGCGCGCTGCGGATGGTCGCGTGCTGCAGTCCGGCCTATCGGCGCAAGCGAGGCGCGCCGGCGACGCCCGCCGATCTGCACGCGCACGTCTGCCTGCTGTACGGCCAGGAAGGCCGAACCGGCTGGGAGTTCGCGATCGACGGCGCGCGCCGCACATTCGAAGTGCAAGGCGCGCTGCTCGCGAACAACGGCGACGTGATCCGCGACGCGGCTGTCGCGGGGCTCGGCATCGCGCTGCTGCCGCACTTCATCGTCGAGCCCGCGCTGGACGCGGGCCAGCTCGTGGCGGTGCTCGAGCCGTTCGCGCAGGCGCCGCTGCCCGTCAACGCCGTGTATCCGCAGCATCGGCAAGACATGTCGGCCTGCCGGGTGTTTCTCGGATTCATCGAGGAGCGGCTGCGCGAGCGCTTTTCCCGGTGA
- a CDS encoding pirin family protein — protein sequence MIEVRAAHQRGRAEHGWLSSRHTFSFAEYYDPAQVGFSDLLVINDDRVAPGRGFGMHPHRDMEILSYVLEGALEHRDTMGTGSVIVPGDVQLMSAGKGIAHSEFNHSSAQPVHFLQIWIGPSVRGVEPRYQQTSVSDGDKRGKLRLIVSPEGQDGSLKIRQDARVYAGLFDGDASERFVLPPQRFAYVHVARGSVTVNGVALQEGDGARIRDEQALQIENGRQAEVLLFDLRPIEVTAEWA from the coding sequence ATGATTGAAGTCAGGGCAGCACATCAACGCGGCCGCGCCGAGCACGGCTGGCTCAGCTCGCGCCATACGTTCTCGTTCGCCGAATACTACGATCCGGCGCAAGTCGGGTTCTCGGACCTGCTCGTGATCAACGACGATCGCGTCGCGCCCGGCCGCGGCTTCGGCATGCATCCGCACCGCGACATGGAAATCCTGTCGTACGTGCTCGAAGGCGCGCTAGAACATCGCGACACGATGGGCACGGGCTCCGTGATCGTGCCGGGCGACGTGCAGCTGATGAGCGCGGGCAAGGGCATCGCGCACAGCGAATTCAACCATTCGTCGGCGCAGCCCGTGCATTTCCTGCAGATCTGGATCGGGCCGTCGGTGCGCGGCGTCGAGCCGCGCTACCAGCAGACGAGCGTGAGCGACGGCGACAAGCGCGGGAAGCTGCGCCTCATCGTGTCGCCGGAAGGGCAGGACGGCTCGCTGAAAATTCGCCAGGACGCGCGGGTGTACGCGGGCCTGTTCGACGGCGATGCGAGCGAGCGGTTCGTGCTACCGCCGCAGCGTTTCGCGTACGTGCACGTCGCGCGCGGATCGGTGACGGTGAACGGCGTCGCGCTGCAAGAGGGCGACGGCGCGCGGATTCGCGACGAGCAGGCGCTGCAAATCGAGAACGGCAGGCAGGCGGAGGTCTTGCTGTTCGATTTGCGGCCGATCGAAGTCACCGCGGAATGGGCGTGA
- a CDS encoding YoaK family protein, which translates to MKLNLPSLLTFNGGFVDTAGFLALQGLFTAHVTGNFVTLGATLVSGSTGAVAKLLALPVFCLVVLAAGVARRSMMRARAPALKILLGAQWLLLAIGAALAIRLGPFTDGDAWPAIMTGMILVMAMAIQNAVHRLHLPDALPTTLMTGTVTQLMLHLSNRLAGDDVPRAGGPSRLANMAWTVATFALGCGAAAGLYLIGGAWAFALPPVLIGAALLVDEEKAMEKAL; encoded by the coding sequence ATGAAACTGAACCTTCCATCGCTGCTCACGTTCAACGGCGGCTTCGTCGATACGGCCGGCTTTCTCGCGCTGCAGGGCCTCTTCACCGCGCACGTGACGGGCAACTTCGTCACGCTCGGCGCGACGCTCGTCTCCGGCAGCACGGGCGCCGTCGCAAAGCTGTTGGCGCTGCCTGTCTTCTGTCTCGTCGTGCTTGCGGCGGGCGTCGCGCGGCGCTCGATGATGCGTGCGCGCGCGCCGGCGCTGAAGATCCTGCTGGGTGCGCAATGGCTGCTGCTCGCGATCGGCGCGGCGCTTGCGATCCGCCTCGGTCCTTTCACGGACGGCGATGCGTGGCCGGCGATCATGACCGGAATGATCCTCGTGATGGCGATGGCGATCCAGAACGCGGTGCATCGGCTGCATCTGCCGGACGCGTTGCCGACGACGCTGATGACGGGCACCGTCACGCAACTGATGCTGCATCTGTCGAACCGCCTCGCCGGCGACGACGTGCCGCGCGCAGGCGGGCCGTCGCGGCTCGCGAACATGGCGTGGACCGTCGCGACGTTCGCACTCGGATGCGGCGCGGCGGCGGGACTTTATCTGATCGGCGGCGCATGGGCGTTTGCGTTGCCGCCGGTGCTGATCGGGGCGGCGCTGCTCGTCGACGAAGAAAAGGCGATGGAGAAGGCGTTGTGA
- a CDS encoding cyclic nucleotide-binding domain-containing protein, with the protein MNHLRNLLGHLKHTDDFAAYGLPHDLIERASRYGCVVEVDAGATLCASGTRSDYLYIVLDGTTRCAPPAHPATPCGVDHGPGTFTGELDLLNDIACETTVVASSACRLVRIHRATLGVLLEREPDLRDLLVRLFLLRRIGLLAYGPSAASAARGAPRAGHRDPGRDPGRDFDVAIVGSGPSGMIAAAHAASRRLNTIVVEGRLPFGIDDEFARADTAELQRFGPRLTIGSRTVRLDCDAYPFGLVARDGERIGAHALVIASSLRPEYDPRLARVTLRANTEWLGGAVDVDDRGFVRTGRAASGTTFAAAFETSQPGMFAIGEVRAGPRRSAVANLSEGAVAVEAVRRFIRAYPA; encoded by the coding sequence ATGAATCACCTCCGAAATCTACTGGGGCATCTGAAGCATACCGACGACTTCGCCGCGTACGGGTTGCCGCACGACCTGATCGAACGCGCGTCCCGGTACGGCTGCGTCGTCGAAGTCGATGCCGGCGCGACGCTGTGCGCGAGCGGCACGCGCAGCGACTATCTGTACATCGTGCTCGACGGCACGACCCGATGCGCGCCGCCCGCGCATCCGGCCACGCCGTGCGGCGTCGATCACGGCCCCGGCACCTTCACCGGCGAGCTCGACCTGCTGAACGACATCGCCTGCGAAACCACGGTGGTCGCGTCGTCCGCTTGCCGCCTCGTGCGAATCCATCGCGCCACGCTTGGGGTTCTGCTGGAGCGCGAGCCGGACCTGCGCGACTTGCTCGTGCGTCTTTTCCTGCTTCGCCGCATCGGCCTGCTCGCCTACGGGCCTTCCGCCGCGTCTGCCGCACGCGGCGCCCCGCGCGCCGGCCATCGCGATCCCGGGCGCGATCCCGGGCGCGACTTCGATGTGGCGATCGTCGGCAGCGGGCCGAGCGGCATGATCGCCGCCGCGCACGCCGCATCGAGGCGCCTGAACACGATCGTCGTCGAAGGTCGCCTGCCGTTCGGGATCGACGACGAATTCGCACGGGCCGACACGGCGGAGCTTCAGCGATTCGGTCCACGCCTGACGATCGGCAGCCGCACCGTGCGCCTCGACTGCGACGCCTACCCGTTCGGCCTCGTCGCCCGCGACGGCGAACGCATCGGCGCGCACGCGCTCGTCATCGCATCGTCGCTGCGCCCCGAGTACGACCCGCGGCTCGCGCGCGTCACGCTGCGCGCGAACACCGAATGGCTCGGCGGCGCCGTCGACGTGGACGACCGCGGATTCGTCCGCACCGGCCGCGCGGCGTCCGGCACGACCTTCGCCGCCGCATTCGAAACTTCGCAGCCGGGCATGTTCGCGATCGGCGAGGTGCGCGCCGGCCCGCGGCGCTCGGCCGTCGCCAACCTGTCGGAAGGCGCGGTCGCCGTCGAGGCAGTTCGCCGCTTCATCCGCGCGTACCCGGCCTGA
- a CDS encoding helix-turn-helix domain-containing protein, with protein sequence MSSTDLAPMELHEAFRGAAIETIETRADAHAPVVLTRVRHAECGFGVVEFLPPADCCLIGVALPARTPCATPGADDAPGRDARIALRIRQEGEPFRADLQRPFDMLFHVLPRRTLAELTADMQMGGVRELACPDDSHDAVLQCLVGALLTAASGASPRSPLLAGHVARAMQIHIVQTYGVAAPNAPAKGGLANWQLERAKAILEENAAGEVPISQVASACGLSRSYFIKAFRQTVGTTPHRWLLEHKIERVKHCLLSNSEPIADIAHQCGFSDQAHLTRVFTSMIGTPPAAWRRVNRK encoded by the coding sequence ATGAGCAGCACTGATCTTGCCCCGATGGAGCTGCACGAGGCGTTTCGCGGCGCGGCGATCGAGACGATCGAGACGCGCGCCGACGCACACGCGCCCGTCGTGCTGACGCGCGTGCGGCATGCGGAGTGCGGTTTCGGCGTCGTCGAGTTCCTGCCGCCCGCCGATTGCTGCTTGATCGGCGTGGCGCTGCCGGCGCGCACGCCATGCGCGACGCCGGGCGCCGACGACGCGCCGGGTCGGGATGCGCGCATCGCCTTGCGAATCCGACAGGAGGGCGAGCCGTTTCGCGCCGATCTGCAAAGGCCGTTCGACATGCTGTTCCACGTGCTGCCGCGGCGCACGCTGGCCGAGCTGACGGCCGACATGCAAATGGGCGGCGTTCGCGAGCTCGCATGTCCGGACGACAGCCACGACGCGGTGCTGCAGTGTCTCGTCGGGGCGCTGCTGACGGCGGCGTCCGGCGCTTCGCCGCGCAGCCCGCTGCTCGCCGGTCACGTGGCGCGCGCGATGCAGATCCACATCGTGCAGACTTATGGCGTGGCCGCGCCGAACGCGCCCGCGAAGGGCGGGCTGGCGAACTGGCAACTGGAGCGCGCGAAGGCGATCCTCGAGGAGAACGCCGCCGGCGAGGTGCCGATCTCGCAGGTCGCGTCGGCGTGCGGCTTGTCGCGCAGCTACTTCATCAAGGCGTTTCGGCAAACGGTCGGCACGACGCCGCACCGGTGGCTGCTCGAGCACAAGATCGAACGCGTGAAGCACTGCCTGCTTTCGAACTCCGAACCGATCGCCGACATCGCGCACCAGTGCGGCTTCTCGGATCAGGCGCATCTGACGCGCGTCTTCACCAGCATGATCGGCACGCCGCCCGCCGCGTGGCGTCGCGTGAACCGGAAATAG